A section of the Saccharopolyspora gregorii genome encodes:
- a CDS encoding DNA polymerase III subunit delta', with the protein MAQVPDPVAGEVPPATGVWADIVGQPDAVRTLFAAAQAAHLQVRGEPAPAGAMTHAWLFTGPPGSGRSVAARAFAAALQCLEPGEAPGCGRCAACRTVVAGTHADVKVVVPEGLTISVREMRALVQAAARRPTTGQWRVVLIEDSDRLTEGAANALLKAVEEPPDRTVFLLCAPSDHPEDVPVTIRSRCRAMQLRTPLAGSIAEVLRERDDVGDEMAWWAASVCGGHIGRARRLATDPEARERRDRVLSIPVGLRRFSDVFTAASGLVKSSESEATSANEDRNEAEKDELRTAMGAGGTGKGTASATRGANAALKELEKKQKSRATRSQRDALDLALVDLAGFYRDVLVSRSGSPASLNHPDYASDVAKAASQWTSESTLRRLEAVLECRTALTQNVKPIIAVEAMVATLHHG; encoded by the coding sequence GTGGCGCAGGTCCCCGACCCGGTAGCGGGCGAAGTCCCCCCGGCGACCGGGGTGTGGGCGGACATCGTCGGCCAGCCCGACGCGGTGCGCACGCTGTTCGCCGCCGCGCAGGCCGCCCACCTCCAGGTCCGCGGCGAGCCCGCGCCCGCGGGCGCCATGACGCACGCGTGGCTGTTCACCGGGCCACCCGGTTCGGGTCGTTCGGTGGCCGCCCGGGCGTTCGCCGCCGCGCTGCAGTGCCTGGAACCGGGCGAGGCGCCGGGCTGCGGCCGCTGCGCGGCGTGCCGGACGGTGGTGGCGGGGACCCACGCGGACGTGAAGGTCGTGGTGCCGGAGGGCTTGACGATCTCGGTGCGCGAGATGCGGGCCCTGGTGCAGGCCGCGGCGCGCCGCCCCACCACCGGCCAGTGGCGGGTGGTGCTGATCGAGGACTCCGACCGGCTCACCGAAGGCGCGGCGAACGCGCTGCTGAAAGCGGTGGAGGAACCGCCGGACCGCACGGTCTTCCTGCTGTGCGCGCCGTCGGACCACCCGGAGGACGTGCCGGTCACGATCCGCTCCCGGTGCCGCGCGATGCAGTTGCGCACCCCGCTGGCCGGGTCGATCGCCGAGGTGCTGCGGGAGCGCGACGACGTCGGCGACGAGATGGCCTGGTGGGCGGCTTCGGTGTGCGGCGGGCACATCGGGCGGGCTCGGCGGCTGGCCACCGATCCGGAGGCCCGGGAGCGGCGGGACCGGGTGCTGAGCATCCCGGTGGGGCTGCGCCGGTTCTCGGACGTGTTCACCGCGGCGAGCGGGCTGGTGAAGTCCTCCGAGTCGGAGGCGACCTCGGCGAACGAGGACCGCAACGAGGCGGAGAAGGACGAGCTGCGCACCGCGATGGGTGCGGGCGGCACCGGCAAGGGCACGGCTTCGGCGACCCGCGGCGCGAACGCGGCGCTGAAGGAGCTGGAGAAGAAGCAGAAGTCGCGCGCGACGCGCTCGCAGCGCGACGCCCTGGACCTGGCGCTGGTGGACCTCGCCGGGTTCTACCGCGACGTGCTGGTCTCCCGGTCCGGGTCACCGGCGTCGTTGAACCACCCGGATTACGCCTCGGACGTGGCGAAGGCCGCGTCGCAGTGGACGTCGGAGTCGACGCTGCGGCGGCTGGAGGCGGTGCTGGAGTGCCGCACCGCGCTCACCCAGAACGTGAAGCCGATCATCGCGGTGGAGGCGATGGTCGCGACCCTGCACCACGGCTGA
- a CDS encoding DUF4231 domain-containing protein — translation MERWDAGTGIIGGGVIAGETQPQDWERRISELSEQLYRARILQRLLLIWTCPGNVALAGLSISGIVLLAPPVAVSVLAVAIPVGSVAASGRIAYRHHFAVRSVASELRELERAHREHQLDEWNAGDLLGMRKRYRADLPDVIERYRAEAGRHRWKDHVLHTVVIAGSIISATVTAASAAVVGARWAAVAISLLVAVAAAFGGYAKYRERAASLQQTADVLEREYHSVELRAGRYSRFDDEGDAYAEFADTVESLREEQAKRQQHLNQSIDVTSVAGQ, via the coding sequence ATGGAGCGTTGGGACGCGGGCACGGGCATCATTGGGGGCGGGGTCATCGCCGGGGAAACCCAGCCGCAGGACTGGGAGCGCCGCATCAGCGAGCTGTCCGAACAGCTCTACCGAGCGCGCATCCTGCAACGACTCCTGCTGATCTGGACCTGTCCGGGGAACGTGGCCCTCGCCGGACTCTCGATCTCCGGGATCGTGCTGCTCGCACCACCGGTGGCGGTCTCGGTGCTGGCCGTGGCGATCCCGGTCGGCTCGGTCGCCGCGTCGGGGCGCATCGCCTACCGGCACCACTTCGCGGTGCGCTCGGTCGCCTCCGAACTGCGCGAGCTGGAACGCGCGCACCGCGAGCACCAACTCGACGAGTGGAACGCGGGCGACCTGCTCGGCATGCGCAAGCGCTACCGGGCCGACCTGCCGGACGTGATCGAGCGCTACCGCGCCGAAGCGGGCAGGCACCGCTGGAAGGACCACGTGCTGCACACCGTGGTGATCGCCGGCTCGATCATCAGCGCCACCGTCACCGCGGCCTCCGCCGCGGTCGTCGGCGCGCGCTGGGCCGCGGTGGCGATCAGCCTGCTGGTGGCGGTCGCGGCGGCGTTCGGCGGCTACGCGAAGTACCGGGAGCGCGCGGCGAGCCTGCAGCAGACCGCCGACGTGCTCGAACGCGAGTACCACTCGGTCGAATTACGCGCGGGCCGCTACAGCAGGTTCGACGACGAAGGCGACGCGTACGCCGAATTCGCCGACACCGTCGAGTCGCTGCGCGAGGAGCAGGCGAAGCGCCAGCAGCACCTCAACCAGTCCATCGACGTGACCTCCGTCGCCGGACAGTAG
- a CDS encoding inorganic diphosphatase — translation MDFDVTIEIPKGNRNKYEVDHKSGRIRLDRTLFTATQYPADYGFVEDTLGEDGDPLDALVLVQEPTFPGCLITARAIGMFRMRDEKGGDDKVICVPSDDPRQEHLRDIHHLAEFYRLEIQHFFEVYKDLEPGKSVEGATWVGRTEAEAEIKRSYERAKEQGDH, via the coding sequence GTGGACTTCGACGTCACCATCGAGATCCCCAAGGGGAACCGGAACAAGTACGAGGTGGACCACAAATCCGGCCGGATCCGGCTGGACCGGACGTTGTTCACCGCCACCCAGTACCCGGCCGACTACGGCTTCGTCGAGGACACCCTCGGTGAGGACGGCGACCCGCTGGACGCGCTGGTGCTGGTGCAGGAGCCCACCTTCCCGGGGTGCTTGATCACCGCGCGCGCGATCGGCATGTTCCGGATGCGCGACGAGAAGGGCGGCGACGACAAGGTCATCTGCGTCCCCTCCGACGACCCGCGCCAGGAGCACCTGCGCGACATCCACCACCTGGCGGAGTTCTACCGGTTGGAGATCCAGCACTTCTTCGAGGTGTACAAGGACCTCGAACCCGGCAAGAGCGTCGAAGGCGCCACCTGGGTCGGCCGCACCGAGGCCGAAGCCGAGATCAAGCGGTCCTACGAGCGGGCCAAGGAGCAGGGCGACCACTGA
- the dacB gene encoding D-alanyl-D-alanine carboxypeptidase/D-alanyl-D-alanine endopeptidase: MTAESAERSAPQERAAGHGSTTSAQRRTAADTADETASAEDGSTGDGSTGDERTGAAAEQADSAAESGAESTGGATRPSSGSSAGTAAADGPADSATGATAAADPAGSPATADGRTGEDAAGDADGVDEDAPGRTDRSASEDGSDRPAEQASEDSVPDHRTTDDQATDHWTQDGWTQDRWTQDRWTQDRWTQDGWAADAGTTGDRTTDEPTTDERTTGERTTERAAPDFEVSDPEQAAAVSRAEPAEDTETTGPQQPATAAEPRPSEAEAEGAGAAVDVPLDTAVAAQAELTEDVEATGPQRAVPAEAPSSEQDSGRTGTTERSAPATERLDRSALADRSTTADRSTTADADRSTTADRPDTTAAPAAPGHPASSGGQATEPAERTDADRDATADQDADATRGTAPSTDRDPTADTGRLPVVEDGTARVDRRRAAEERTRDEGPTAEQARVEAEPEEAADDRDEPVDSAFSADAGAAPPSSTDPRPHVEQPPAVDSAFTADAGTPIGPPPAEQTQQFRRIDDTQQFSVADLEQEARRREQHAPKQPDQQQAAKQPGEQHAPKQPDQQQAAKQPGEQQAAKQPDQQQRPQQGRQPQDPQQQGRTEPPQDRPADRPRPQAFDQGPPTTRIPIVPPAPQQPSRPVPGPSDAERTQQFRRPDFSGPPPGRQQGQQPPPPRTIPVAPHRPPQQQQPPQPQRPAQPQDFAVAAQPPRPQEQAQPAEPHEDERYDGYEEHEDAPAEAAPAPRRGRATVLLAVLTVVVLGAGLAVGVPALINGISAAQLADPPAPVRLSPSIRPVGMDAPEPSGSGIEAAVSGPLANPVLAPVTGAVVDVRSGKTLWERQQDTPMMPASTGKLLTTSAAMLELDHDARFTTEVVRGSQPGSVVLVGGGDPTLSTMPAGQESVYPGAGRFDDLAEQVRAATGGQVTSIQVDTSRYRGPTMAPGWLPGDVGDGIMAPMESVMADGGRTGDPTEEYDSRTQNPAELAGRELAQRLGVPASAVSEGTAPRGAQRLGAVRSATMRKLVESTLIHSDNVLAEALGREVAIKTGKEPSFAGAVQAVREVLQRNGVDLTGVQMSDGSGLSTEDRIPAKVLAGLMATAAEPERDGGLPAKSAKLRALLTGLPVAGGSGSLADRYGDGAGRGWVRAKTGTLDGANSLSGTILTEDGRLLVFALMSNSTSPPTQVRPALDEVVAAVQQCGCR, encoded by the coding sequence GTGACGGCGGAGTCGGCGGAGCGGTCGGCCCCGCAGGAGCGCGCCGCCGGGCACGGCTCGACGACCTCGGCGCAGCGCAGGACCGCCGCGGACACCGCCGACGAGACGGCGAGCGCCGAGGACGGGAGCACCGGAGACGGGAGCACCGGAGACGAGCGGACCGGCGCGGCGGCGGAGCAGGCGGACTCCGCCGCGGAATCCGGTGCGGAGAGCACTGGCGGTGCGACCCGGCCGAGCAGCGGGAGCTCGGCGGGCACCGCCGCCGCGGACGGTCCCGCCGACTCGGCGACCGGCGCCACGGCCGCTGCTGATCCGGCCGGCTCCCCGGCCACCGCGGACGGCCGCACCGGTGAGGATGCTGCCGGGGACGCGGACGGGGTGGACGAGGACGCACCGGGCCGGACCGATCGTTCCGCCTCGGAGGACGGCTCGGACCGACCCGCGGAGCAGGCATCCGAGGACTCGGTCCCGGACCACCGGACCACCGACGACCAGGCCACCGATCACTGGACTCAGGACGGCTGGACCCAGGACCGCTGGACCCAGGACCGCTGGACCCAGGACCGCTGGACTCAGGACGGCTGGGCTGCGGACGCCGGGACCACGGGCGACCGGACCACCGACGAGCCGACCACCGACGAGCGGACCACCGGCGAGCGGACGACCGAGCGCGCCGCGCCGGACTTCGAGGTGTCCGACCCGGAGCAGGCCGCCGCCGTCAGCCGGGCGGAGCCGGCGGAGGACACCGAGACCACCGGGCCGCAGCAGCCGGCGACCGCGGCCGAGCCCCGGCCCTCCGAGGCCGAGGCCGAGGGCGCCGGCGCGGCGGTGGACGTGCCGCTGGACACCGCGGTGGCCGCGCAGGCCGAGCTCACCGAGGACGTCGAAGCCACCGGCCCGCAGCGGGCGGTGCCCGCGGAGGCGCCCAGCTCCGAGCAGGACTCCGGCCGGACGGGCACGACCGAGCGCTCCGCGCCCGCGACGGAACGCTTGGACCGCAGCGCCCTCGCCGACCGCTCGACGACCGCGGACCGCTCGACGACCGCGGACGCCGACCGCTCGACCACCGCCGACCGCCCGGACACCACCGCCGCCCCGGCCGCTCCGGGCCACCCGGCATCCTCCGGCGGCCAGGCCACCGAACCGGCAGAGCGGACCGACGCCGACCGCGACGCGACGGCCGACCAGGACGCGGACGCCACCCGCGGTACCGCCCCGAGCACGGACCGGGATCCGACCGCCGACACCGGCCGGCTCCCCGTCGTCGAGGACGGGACCGCCCGCGTCGACCGCCGCCGGGCGGCCGAGGAGCGGACCCGCGACGAGGGGCCGACCGCCGAGCAGGCCCGGGTCGAGGCGGAGCCCGAGGAGGCCGCGGACGACCGGGACGAGCCCGTGGACTCGGCGTTCTCCGCCGATGCGGGCGCCGCCCCGCCGTCGTCCACCGATCCCCGGCCGCACGTCGAGCAGCCGCCCGCGGTGGACTCCGCGTTCACCGCGGATGCCGGGACGCCGATCGGGCCGCCGCCCGCCGAGCAGACCCAGCAGTTCCGGCGGATCGACGACACCCAGCAGTTCAGCGTGGCCGACCTGGAGCAGGAGGCCCGGCGCCGCGAGCAGCACGCCCCGAAGCAGCCCGACCAGCAGCAGGCCGCGAAGCAGCCCGGCGAGCAGCACGCCCCGAAGCAGCCCGACCAGCAGCAGGCCGCGAAGCAGCCCGGCGAGCAGCAGGCCGCGAAGCAGCCCGACCAGCAGCAGCGCCCCCAGCAGGGTCGGCAGCCCCAGGACCCGCAGCAGCAGGGCCGCACCGAACCCCCGCAGGACCGCCCCGCCGACCGGCCGCGCCCGCAGGCGTTCGACCAGGGTCCGCCGACCACCCGGATCCCGATCGTCCCGCCCGCGCCGCAGCAGCCGTCGCGCCCGGTGCCCGGCCCTTCGGACGCGGAGCGCACCCAGCAGTTCCGCCGCCCCGACTTCTCCGGCCCGCCGCCCGGCAGGCAGCAGGGGCAGCAGCCTCCGCCGCCGCGCACCATCCCGGTCGCGCCGCACCGCCCGCCGCAACAGCAGCAGCCCCCGCAGCCGCAACGGCCCGCGCAGCCGCAGGACTTCGCCGTTGCCGCGCAGCCGCCGCGGCCCCAGGAGCAGGCCCAGCCCGCGGAACCGCACGAGGACGAGCGGTACGACGGCTACGAGGAGCACGAGGACGCTCCCGCCGAAGCGGCCCCCGCGCCGCGGCGCGGGCGCGCCACGGTGCTGCTGGCGGTGTTGACCGTGGTCGTGCTGGGCGCGGGTCTCGCGGTCGGCGTCCCGGCGTTGATCAACGGGATCAGCGCCGCCCAGCTGGCCGATCCGCCCGCGCCGGTGCGGCTGTCCCCGTCGATCCGCCCGGTCGGGATGGACGCGCCGGAGCCGAGCGGTTCCGGCATCGAGGCGGCGGTCAGCGGCCCGCTGGCGAACCCGGTGCTGGCGCCGGTCACCGGTGCGGTCGTCGACGTGCGGTCCGGGAAGACGCTGTGGGAGCGGCAGCAGGACACGCCGATGATGCCCGCCTCCACCGGCAAGTTGCTCACGACCAGCGCCGCGATGCTGGAGCTCGACCACGACGCCCGGTTCACCACCGAGGTGGTGCGCGGTTCCCAGCCGGGCAGCGTGGTGCTCGTCGGCGGCGGCGACCCGACGTTGTCGACGATGCCCGCGGGCCAGGAGTCGGTGTACCCGGGCGCGGGCCGCTTCGACGACCTCGCCGAGCAGGTGCGGGCGGCGACCGGCGGCCAGGTCACCTCGATCCAGGTGGACACCAGCCGCTACCGGGGGCCGACGATGGCCCCCGGCTGGCTGCCCGGCGACGTCGGCGACGGGATCATGGCACCGATGGAGTCCGTGATGGCCGACGGCGGGCGCACCGGCGACCCGACCGAGGAGTACGACTCGCGGACCCAGAACCCCGCCGAGCTGGCCGGTCGGGAACTCGCGCAGCGGTTGGGCGTGCCCGCCTCCGCGGTGTCCGAGGGGACCGCGCCGCGCGGCGCCCAGCGGCTCGGTGCGGTGCGGTCGGCGACGATGCGCAAGCTCGTCGAGAGCACGCTGATCCACTCGGACAACGTGCTGGCCGAGGCGCTGGGCCGCGAAGTCGCGATCAAGACCGGGAAGGAACCGTCCTTCGCCGGTGCGGTGCAGGCGGTGCGCGAGGTGCTGCAGCGCAACGGCGTCGACCTCACGGGCGTGCAGATGTCCGACGGCAGCGGCCTGTCCACGGAGGACCGCATCCCGGCGAAGGTGCTGGCCGGGTTGATGGCCACCGCCGCCGAACCGGAGCGCGACGGCGGCCTGCCCGCCAAGAGCGCGAAGCTGCGCGCGCTGCTCACCGGCCTGCCCGTCGCGGGCGGCTCCGGCAGCCTCGCCGACCGCTACGGCGACGGCGCGGGCCGCGGCTGGGTCCGCGCGAAGACCGGCACCCTCGACGGGGCGAACAGCCTGTCCGGGACGATCCTCACCGAGGACGGCCGGCTGCTGGTGTTCGCGCTGATGTCCAACAGCACCAGCCCGCCGACGCAGGTCCGGCCCGCGCTCGACGAGGTCGTCGCGGCCGTACAGCAGTGCGGTTGCCGCTGA
- a CDS encoding zinc-dependent metalloprotease, producing the protein MPPRPHGRDGAQRSLDWDLAAATAGRLMRSGPDVPREDAVHAVRSLRRAGVAAETHVRELTGLGLDLPVLEGDVVDRREWVRAAAQGLSELTGIALRSRGTGSGDDPLGGLGARGAGVQAGLVLSYLGTKVLGQYDPFLPSERGTRPGRLLLVAPNIVAAQRALDVPADDFTMWVCLHESTHRLQFNAVPWLRDHFADSLGMLLSDLDSSPGELLGRLPAIVRGVRAGPDARSSPGVLGVVELLQGPRQRAALDRILALSTLLEGHADHVMDAVGPSVVPSVATIRRRFTERRQGGGVLDRLLRSLLGVDAKMRQYAQGAAFTRYVVDRVGMDGFNAVWTSPEHLPTRAETTDPASWLRRVHG; encoded by the coding sequence CTGCCGCCCCGACCGCACGGCCGGGACGGCGCGCAGCGCTCGCTCGACTGGGACCTGGCGGCCGCGACCGCGGGCCGGTTGATGCGCAGCGGACCCGACGTCCCCCGCGAGGACGCGGTGCACGCGGTCCGCTCGCTGCGCCGGGCCGGGGTGGCCGCCGAAACGCACGTGCGGGAGCTGACCGGGCTCGGCCTGGACCTGCCGGTGCTCGAAGGCGACGTGGTGGACCGGCGGGAGTGGGTGCGGGCCGCCGCGCAGGGCCTCTCCGAGCTGACGGGCATCGCGCTGCGCTCCCGCGGCACCGGTTCCGGCGACGATCCGCTCGGCGGGCTGGGTGCCCGGGGCGCGGGCGTGCAGGCCGGGCTGGTGCTGTCGTACCTGGGCACGAAGGTCCTCGGGCAGTACGACCCGTTCCTGCCCAGCGAGCGCGGCACCCGGCCCGGGCGGCTGTTGCTGGTGGCGCCGAACATCGTGGCCGCGCAGCGGGCGCTGGACGTGCCCGCCGACGACTTCACGATGTGGGTGTGCCTGCACGAGTCGACGCACCGGCTGCAGTTCAACGCGGTGCCGTGGCTGCGGGACCACTTCGCGGACAGCCTCGGCATGCTGCTCTCGGACCTGGATTCCTCCCCCGGCGAGCTGCTGGGCAGGCTGCCCGCGATCGTGCGCGGGGTGCGCGCCGGGCCGGACGCGCGGTCCAGCCCCGGCGTGCTCGGTGTGGTCGAGCTGCTGCAGGGGCCGCGGCAGCGCGCCGCGCTGGACCGGATCCTGGCGCTGTCCACCCTGCTGGAGGGGCACGCGGACCACGTGATGGACGCGGTCGGGCCGAGCGTGGTGCCCAGCGTGGCCACCATCCGCCGCCGGTTCACCGAGCGCCGCCAGGGCGGCGGGGTGCTGGACCGGCTGCTGCGCAGCCTGCTCGGCGTGGACGCCAAGATGCGCCAGTACGCGCAGGGCGCGGCGTTCACCCGGTACGTCGTGGACCGGGTGGGGATGGACGGCTTCAACGCGGTGTGGACCTCCCCGGAGCACCTGCCGACCCGGGCGGAGACCACCGATCCCGCGTCCTGGCTCCGCCGCGTCCACGGCTGA
- the tilS gene encoding tRNA lysidine(34) synthetase TilS produces the protein MTPGRSERAAGPALLAVRTAVRDLLAAHPALRDAPLVVACSGGADSLALAAATAHLARGRGLRVRARVVDHGLQRGSAEVAERAAAQLDELGYTDVRVLPVQVTGRGGPEAAARRARYAALDADRPEGSAVLLGHTRDDQAETVLLGLGRGSGARSIAGMRPWSPPWARPLLDVPRETTERACAEAGLTPWQDPHNGESRFTRVRLRTAVLPLLEDVLNGGVAGALARTARQLREDSDALDEVAAAVRAQVERGVDLDARALAEHPPALRRRVLRGWLLERGVAEVSDAHLRTADALAGAWRGQGPHALPGGFVLRRTHGTLQVERGGRGTAGRVIGG, from the coding sequence GTGACTCCTGGCCGATCCGAGCGCGCCGCGGGGCCCGCGCTGCTGGCCGTGCGGACCGCGGTCCGCGACCTCCTCGCCGCCCACCCCGCGCTGCGGGACGCACCGCTGGTGGTGGCGTGCTCCGGCGGTGCCGACTCGCTGGCGCTCGCCGCCGCGACCGCCCACCTCGCGCGCGGCCGCGGCCTGCGGGTGCGCGCGCGGGTCGTCGACCACGGCCTGCAGCGGGGTTCCGCCGAGGTGGCCGAGCGGGCCGCCGCGCAGCTCGACGAACTCGGCTACACCGACGTGCGGGTGCTGCCGGTGCAGGTCACCGGCCGCGGTGGGCCGGAAGCCGCCGCCCGCCGCGCCCGGTACGCGGCGCTGGACGCGGACCGCCCGGAGGGGAGCGCGGTGCTGCTCGGGCACACCCGCGACGACCAGGCCGAAACGGTGCTGCTGGGCCTCGGCCGCGGCTCCGGCGCCCGCTCCATCGCCGGGATGCGCCCGTGGTCGCCGCCGTGGGCGCGGCCGCTGCTGGACGTGCCGCGGGAGACGACCGAGCGGGCGTGCGCCGAAGCCGGGCTGACGCCGTGGCAGGACCCGCACAACGGCGAGAGCCGGTTCACGCGTGTGCGGTTGCGCACAGCGGTCCTGCCGCTGCTGGAGGACGTCCTCAACGGCGGTGTCGCCGGTGCGCTCGCCCGCACCGCGCGCCAGCTGCGGGAGGACTCCGATGCCCTCGACGAGGTCGCCGCGGCGGTCCGTGCGCAGGTCGAACGGGGTGTGGACCTGGACGCGCGAGCCCTCGCCGAGCACCCGCCCGCGCTCCGGCGCCGGGTGCTGCGCGGCTGGTTGCTGGAACGCGGGGTCGCCGAGGTCTCGGACGCGCACCTGCGCACGGCGGACGCGCTCGCCGGCGCGTGGCGCGGTCAGGGCCCGCACGCGCTGCCGGGCGGCTTTGTGCTCCGCCGGACGCATGGCACGCTTCAGGTGGAACGTGGTGGACGGGGAACCGCCGGTCGGGTGATCGGCGGGTGA
- the hpt gene encoding hypoxanthine phosphoribosyltransferase, translating into MYDGDIASVLITEQQIRDKTAELAEQVAEDYQDAQGGDLLLVGVLKGAVMFMTDLARALPRPAQLEFMAVSSYGSSTSSSGVVRILKDLDRDIAGRHVLIVEDIIDSGLTLSWLLKNLTARNPASLEVCTLLRKPDAVQVDVPVRYVGFDIPNEFVVGYGLDYAERYRDLPHIGTLDPKVYTSGR; encoded by the coding sequence GTGTACGACGGCGACATCGCTTCAGTGCTCATCACCGAGCAGCAGATCCGCGACAAGACGGCCGAACTGGCCGAGCAGGTCGCCGAGGACTACCAGGACGCCCAAGGGGGCGACCTGCTGCTGGTGGGCGTGCTCAAGGGCGCGGTCATGTTCATGACCGACCTGGCCAGGGCGCTGCCGCGGCCCGCGCAGCTGGAGTTCATGGCGGTGAGCTCCTACGGCTCGTCCACCTCGTCCTCCGGCGTGGTGCGGATCTTGAAGGACCTGGACCGGGACATCGCGGGCAGGCACGTGCTGATCGTCGAGGACATCATCGACTCCGGTCTCACGCTGTCCTGGCTGCTGAAGAACCTGACCGCGCGCAACCCCGCCTCGCTGGAGGTGTGCACGCTGCTGCGCAAGCCGGACGCGGTCCAGGTGGACGTGCCGGTCCGCTACGTCGGGTTCGACATCCCGAACGAGTTCGTCGTCGGCTACGGGTTGGACTACGCGGAGCGGTACCGGGACCTGCCGCACATCGGCACTCTGGACCCGAAGGTCTACACCTCCGGGCGGTAG